The region TACGGGAATCAATTTCTTTTTTAAGATCACAAAAGAAAATTGTTTTTAGTGAGGAAGAAATTGCGGACCCTGGTTTTTCGGCTGAAATGAAAACGGAACTCAATGTTGCGCATATTCAAAAGATCATAGACAATTTGCCAGAAGGCTACAGGATGGTTTTTGTTATGTATGCGATAGAAGGATATAAGCACGCCGAGATTGCGAAAATGCTGAAAATCTCTGAAGGGACTTCAAAATCGCAATTGTCTAAAGCGAGAAAAATGTTGCAGGAGCAGTTAAAAACACAAAATACATCGGATTATGGAATCGAATCAAGAATATAGGAAGAAGTCCGGGAAAGCGAAGTCACGAAATACTTCTGAAAATAAGGGTAAGTCTAAAGATATTAAACCCACTGGTGGGAATAAATTCGAAAAAGAGGCAAGGGAAAAACTGGAAGAAAGGCGAATTAAGCCTTCTGCCGGAAGTTGGGAAAAATTAGACGAAAAGTTAAATGCTGAAGAAAACAAAACTTCTCAAAAACCCTGGAAATACATCGCGGCGGCAGTCGCAGTGTTACTAATTGCAGGAACTTTTATGTGGAATGATAATTTTTCAGAAAACCCGCAGGTTGTTGAAGAACCGGTAAACGAGATTATAGAAAAACCGGAAAGAAAACAAGAATTTATGCAGGAAAATATGACACAAATAGCTTCTGAAGAAAATAAAAATGAGGATGAAGTTTCAGTTGAAAAGAATGCGAAAAATGAAATTGCAGCAAAGCCTGAAACGTTTGTAAAAGAAGAAATTGCTGAAACACCAATTTCCGAAGAAAATAAGTATGAAGAAGCCATTGCTTTAGAAACAATTAGCCTGGAACCGCCAGTTTCCGAAGAAAAATTAATACAATCTAAACTTGAAGAAGTAATTGCGGCAACTGCTAAAAACAAAGAAATTTCTGAAG is a window of Salegentibacter salegens DNA encoding:
- a CDS encoding RNA polymerase sigma factor, which produces MKVIQLFKNETQLIKRAAKKDRKAQRELYELHSGKMLSVCRQYIKDMHHAEEVMLNGFLKVFTHLKDFESKGSFEGWIRKIMVRESISFLRSQKKIVFSEEEIADPGFSAEMKTELNVAHIQKIIDNLPEGYRMVFVMYAIEGYKHAEIAKMLKISEGTSKSQLSKARKMLQEQLKTQNTSDYGIESRI